In one window of Thermotoga sp. Mc24 DNA:
- a CDS encoding ABC transporter ATP-binding protein encodes MKVLELKNVSVRYKTGERTVNAVEKVSFHLEKGETLGLVGESGCGKSTLGFSIMRLLPKGTKIDGSIKIEGIDISSLSDEEMRQIRGSKVAMIFQDPMTSLNPILRIEDHFVEMILTHRPELSKEDARELAAKALEDVGINRNRLKDYPFQFSGGMRQRVMIALSIVLNPAVLIADEPTTSLDVIVQAQIMELLEKLTKEHRTAMILITHDMGLVAEAADRIGVMYAGHLVELASKERIFTNPLHPYTVGLLRSIPNTDVNDKELRYIPGSPPDLSNPPEGCRFAPRCEKAMKICWEKEPPEFEIDGTRVKCWLYGGDQNGTD; translated from the coding sequence ATGAAGGTGCTTGAACTGAAAAACGTGAGTGTGAGATACAAAACCGGAGAAAGAACTGTGAACGCCGTCGAAAAAGTCTCCTTTCACCTAGAGAAAGGTGAAACCCTGGGTCTCGTCGGTGAATCCGGCTGTGGAAAGTCTACCCTCGGTTTTTCCATAATGCGGCTTCTTCCAAAAGGAACAAAGATTGATGGGAGTATAAAAATTGAAGGAATAGATATTTCATCTCTTTCGGACGAGGAAATGAGACAGATAAGAGGTTCAAAAGTTGCGATGATTTTCCAGGATCCGATGACGTCGCTCAATCCGATTCTCAGGATAGAGGATCATTTTGTAGAGATGATCCTCACCCACAGACCCGAACTGAGTAAGGAGGACGCCAGAGAACTTGCAGCGAAGGCCTTAGAAGATGTCGGGATAAACAGGAACAGACTGAAGGATTACCCGTTTCAGTTCAGCGGTGGAATGAGACAGAGGGTGATGATCGCCCTCTCCATAGTTCTCAATCCCGCTGTTTTGATCGCCGATGAACCCACTACATCTCTGGATGTGATAGTTCAGGCTCAGATAATGGAACTGCTTGAGAAGTTGACGAAAGAGCACAGAACCGCCATGATTCTGATCACCCACGATATGGGACTGGTCGCGGAAGCCGCAGACAGAATAGGGGTGATGTACGCAGGGCACCTCGTGGAACTCGCATCGAAAGAGAGGATATTCACCAATCCTCTTCATCCATACACCGTTGGTCTTCTGAGGTCTATTCCGAACACGGACGTGAACGATAAAGAACTGAGATACATTCCAGGCTCTCCTCCTGATCTTTCGAATCCCCCTGAAGGTTGCAGGTTCGCTCCAAGATGTGAGAAGGCAATGAAAATTTGCTGGGAGAAAGAACCACCGGAGTTCGAAATAGATGGAACGCGCGTGAAATGTTGGCTTTACGGAGGAGATCAAAATGGCACTGATTGA
- a CDS encoding ABC transporter ATP-binding protein — protein sequence MALIEVQNLKKYFPVKQGPIDVLLRKPRKFVKAVDGVNFQIDEGKSLGLVGESGSGKTTTGRVILRLEEPTDGKIIFDGRDITKLSKEEMRKLRKEMQIIFQDPMASLNPYMRVGKAIEHALEIHGIGDRSSRKEMVLEMLRRVNLEPAEDIYRRYPRELSGGQRQRVVIARALILKPRLVVADEAVAMLDVSVRSQLLRLLQELRKEFNLTMLFITHDLATTKYVCDEIAVMYLGKIVEIGDFEDIYLNPKHPYTQALISAVPEPSLKKKKKFIPEGETPNPIDVPSGCRFHPRCPYRMDICMKEEPQLKAVEENHKVACHLYN from the coding sequence ATGGCACTGATTGAAGTGCAGAACCTTAAAAAGTATTTCCCTGTGAAACAGGGACCGATAGATGTGCTTTTGAGAAAACCCAGGAAGTTTGTGAAAGCGGTGGATGGTGTGAATTTTCAGATTGATGAAGGAAAGAGTCTGGGGCTGGTGGGGGAGTCGGGATCCGGAAAAACCACAACGGGAAGAGTCATTCTGAGACTTGAAGAACCCACCGATGGCAAAATCATTTTTGATGGTAGAGATATCACAAAACTCTCAAAAGAAGAAATGAGGAAGCTGAGAAAAGAAATGCAGATCATCTTTCAAGATCCAATGGCCTCTCTGAATCCATATATGAGGGTGGGAAAAGCCATAGAACACGCCCTTGAAATTCACGGAATCGGAGACAGATCGTCGAGAAAAGAGATGGTGCTTGAGATGTTGAGGAGAGTGAATCTGGAGCCCGCGGAGGATATCTACAGAAGGTATCCGAGGGAGCTTTCCGGTGGCCAGAGGCAAAGAGTTGTCATTGCCCGTGCTTTGATTTTGAAACCCCGTCTGGTGGTGGCAGATGAAGCGGTGGCTATGCTCGATGTTTCCGTGAGATCGCAGTTGTTGAGGCTCCTTCAGGAACTCAGAAAGGAATTCAACCTCACCATGCTCTTCATCACACACGACCTCGCTACGACCAAATACGTCTGCGACGAAATCGCGGTGATGTACCTCGGAAAGATTGTGGAGATCGGTGATTTTGAGGACATATACCTCAATCCAAAGCATCCTTACACACAGGCTCTTATATCCGCCGTACCGGAACCTTCTCTCAAGAAGAAAAAGAAGTTCATCCCTGAGGGAGAAACACCAAACCCGATAGACGTGCCATCTGGTTGTAGATTCCACCCGCGCTGCCCTTACAGAATGGATATCTGTATGAAAGAAGAACCTCAACTCAAGGCTGTGGAGGAAAATCATAAGGTGGCATGTCATCTTTACAACTGA
- a CDS encoding ABC transporter substrate-binding protein, with protein MKKLVWLFLILTVTLSFAAKDIIVVGTTDKIRTLDPANCYDYFSSNILQNVMVGLVDYEIGTSVLKPVLAERWEVDETGTVYTFYLRKDAKFEDGTPIDAHVFKYSFDRVMKLNGDPAFLLSDVVEKTEVVDDYTFRVTLKYPFSAFVSVLGYTVAYPVNPKVYPADSFYEGIPSASGPYRVKEWIRDVRIVLEANPNYFGEKPKTKTIVINFYENASTLRLALETGEIDVAYRHLDPRDVIDLEGREDIVVYKGNSPQIRYLVINVTQPPFDNVKVRQALAYSVNRDVIVEDVFVGLAKPLYSMIPEGMWGHKDVFPERDLEKARALLKEAGYDENNPLVIDLWYTPSHYGTTEADVAQVLKESFEETGVIKVNLKYAEWSTYVEYFLNGTMGLFLLGWYPDYLDPDDYVWPFLSESGAKSLGSFYSNPEVENLMIEARKLTDLEKRTEIYYKVQEILARDVPYIPLWQGVATCAAKKQVKGILLEPTQIFRYYILYWEE; from the coding sequence ATGAAAAAGTTAGTCTGGTTGTTTCTGATCTTAACAGTAACGCTCTCCTTCGCGGCAAAAGACATCATCGTGGTGGGTACAACGGACAAAATCAGAACTCTCGATCCTGCCAACTGTTACGATTACTTTTCTTCAAACATCCTTCAAAACGTCATGGTTGGACTGGTTGATTACGAAATAGGAACCAGCGTTCTCAAGCCCGTTCTGGCAGAGAGATGGGAAGTCGATGAAACAGGAACGGTTTACACGTTCTATCTGAGAAAGGATGCAAAGTTCGAGGATGGAACACCCATCGATGCACACGTCTTCAAGTACTCTTTCGACAGGGTGATGAAACTGAATGGAGATCCGGCATTCTTACTCTCTGATGTCGTCGAAAAAACAGAAGTGGTGGACGACTACACCTTCCGTGTAACTCTGAAGTATCCATTCTCTGCGTTCGTTTCCGTCCTCGGTTACACCGTTGCGTATCCGGTGAATCCGAAGGTTTATCCAGCTGATTCCTTCTACGAAGGTATCCCGTCAGCTTCTGGTCCATACAGGGTCAAGGAATGGATCAGAGATGTGAGAATCGTTCTCGAAGCGAATCCGAACTACTTCGGTGAAAAACCAAAGACAAAGACCATCGTGATCAATTTCTATGAGAACGCTTCCACACTCAGATTGGCACTCGAGACGGGAGAAATCGATGTCGCTTACAGACATCTCGACCCCAGAGATGTTATCGATCTCGAGGGAAGAGAAGACATCGTCGTTTACAAAGGTAACAGTCCACAGATCAGATATCTGGTGATCAACGTCACACAACCCCCGTTCGACAACGTGAAGGTGAGACAGGCACTCGCCTATTCGGTGAACAGAGATGTCATAGTTGAAGATGTGTTCGTGGGACTTGCAAAACCACTGTACTCGATGATCCCGGAAGGCATGTGGGGACACAAGGATGTTTTCCCTGAAAGAGACCTAGAAAAGGCAAGAGCGCTCCTCAAGGAAGCTGGCTACGATGAGAACAATCCCCTCGTGATAGACCTGTGGTACACACCTTCACACTACGGAACGACAGAAGCGGATGTCGCTCAGGTGCTGAAAGAGTCGTTCGAAGAAACCGGTGTCATAAAAGTGAACCTGAAGTATGCGGAGTGGTCCACCTACGTGGAGTACTTCCTGAACGGAACGATGGGTCTCTTCCTCCTTGGATGGTACCCCGATTACCTTGATCCGGATGACTACGTCTGGCCGTTCCTCAGTGAGAGTGGTGCGAAATCCCTCGGTAGCTTCTACTCGAATCCTGAGGTAGAAAACCTGATGATAGAAGCGAGAAAACTCACCGATCTGGAAAAGAGAACAGAGATCTACTACAAAGTCCAGGAGATTCTTGCAAGGGATGTTCCTTACATACCGCTCTGGCAGGGAGTTGCAACCTGTGCAGCGAAAAAACAGGTGAAAGGAATTCTGCTTGAACCCACACAGATATTCAGATACTACATACTCTACTGGGAAGAGTGA
- a CDS encoding ABC transporter permease — MSLKNYVITRILLAAPMIFILLALIFLVLRIIPGDPVLAILGGKAPKEVIEQKRHELGLDKPIIVQFFDYIGDLLKGDLGKSTLTGRPVWEEIKERFPATLELTLFAFIVAVLIGIFWGSFAAYKRDSGVDIGARMFSMVMYAVPVFWFGLMMQYIFGVILRWLPVGGRLSPTMNLKVITGIYSIDALFTGNWEALKDVFEHLLLPGLTLGLVISSVFVRMVRNNTVLTLAQDFVKAARARGLKERVVLFRYALKNALVPIFTMMGLQFALLLGGAVLTETTFSWPGLGSYLVMKIRYRDFPAIQGTVVFFALIVVVISILVDVINALIDPRVRY, encoded by the coding sequence ATGTCTCTTAAAAACTACGTGATAACAAGAATTCTCCTCGCTGCCCCCATGATATTCATCCTTCTGGCACTCATATTCCTGGTGCTCAGGATCATACCCGGGGATCCGGTGCTCGCTATTCTCGGAGGGAAAGCACCGAAGGAGGTCATCGAACAAAAGAGACACGAACTCGGTCTCGATAAACCTATCATCGTCCAGTTTTTCGATTACATCGGAGATCTTCTCAAAGGTGACCTGGGAAAATCTACACTGACGGGAAGACCCGTTTGGGAAGAAATAAAGGAGAGATTTCCCGCGACTTTGGAGCTGACACTCTTCGCTTTCATCGTAGCCGTTCTCATAGGCATCTTCTGGGGAAGCTTCGCTGCGTACAAAAGGGACAGTGGAGTTGATATAGGTGCCAGGATGTTTTCAATGGTGATGTACGCGGTTCCGGTTTTCTGGTTCGGTTTGATGATGCAGTACATCTTCGGAGTTATCTTGAGATGGCTTCCCGTTGGCGGACGATTGTCACCCACTATGAATTTGAAAGTGATAACGGGTATCTATTCGATAGATGCGCTTTTCACAGGAAACTGGGAAGCGCTGAAAGACGTTTTCGAACATCTCTTACTTCCGGGACTCACGCTCGGCCTTGTGATCTCCAGCGTCTTTGTCCGTATGGTGAGAAACAACACCGTTTTAACACTGGCCCAGGATTTCGTGAAGGCGGCTCGTGCTCGCGGTTTGAAGGAGAGGGTGGTTCTGTTCAGGTACGCCCTGAAAAACGCTCTGGTACCCATCTTCACGATGATGGGATTGCAGTTCGCACTCCTTCTGGGAGGTGCGGTCCTCACAGAAACCACTTTCTCATGGCCCGGTCTTGGAAGTTATCTTGTGATGAAGATCAGGTACAGGGACTTTCCTGCCATACAGGGCACGGTCGTTTTCTTCGCTTTGATCGTGGTGGTGATAAGCATTCTCGTCGACGTGATCAACGCTCTGATAGATCCCAGGGTGAGATATTGA